From Cydia splendana chromosome 4, ilCydSple1.2, whole genome shotgun sequence, one genomic window encodes:
- the LOC134789620 gene encoding F-box/WD repeat-containing protein 9-like, with the protein MCEVQSLQAQLADIEHDNESSSERSSVYEPARPQLLSMPVEIFLKICSFLDADFLSHTLAKVCTRFQTILEDSHIWKYWYHSKLEGSVYPPLPHLQYWEEEPIDWQSMCVESASEKRRWENVRETMKHIVVKDIHFASVDTVLLVNNGEFCISGGRDRGMALWCVADISPAGPEVATPSRAPGGGVSHAVLATTQPRHIRHGAHEGWVWDLAADCEHNTKFVYSASWDNSVKVWDLNRDFTPVHSYRCGMSALCVDTCGDMVLAGLYSKRIMAFDVRVGTEAVCKYKPHRGPVLGLATLGPQVASVSEDRTLAVWDARARRTLVQDLRLPTEKAYPVCVSWARPALYVGDSKGGLHLLHPEKFSLVATHEVWQEPPSTQPASKITGCLQTAAGLILVSDRGEVKFLYNSFPPREYCSTRTTAPDVTQVRYLNGILVVGSCDSALEFWIPAERYDSAIPTRDSSSYSGIPTRDSSSDSAIPTEGSSTESPE; encoded by the exons ATGTGTGAGGTGCAGTCGCTGCAGGCGCAGCTGGCGGACATCGAGCATGACAACGAGAGCAGCAGCGAGCGCAGCTCCGTGTACGAGCCCGCCCGCCCGCAGCTGCTCAGCATGCCTGTAGAG ATATTTTTAAAGATCTGCTCATTCCTCGATGCAGATTTCCTAAGTCACACACTGGCCAAAGTATGCACAAGGTTTCAAACAATTCTAGAGGACAGCCACATATGGAAGTACTGGTACCACAGCAAGCTGGAAGGCAGCGTGTACCCGCCACTGCCACACCTGCAGTACTGGGAGGAGGAGCCGATTGACTGGCAGAGCATGTGCGTGGAGTCCGCCAGTGAGAAGCGGCGGTGGGAGAATGTACGGGAGACCATGAAGCATATCGTGGTGAAGGACATACACTTTGCGTCGGTAGACACTGTTTTATTAGTAAAT AACGGCGAGTTCTGCATATCCGGCGGGCGCGACCGCGGCATGGCGCTGTGGTGCGTGGCCGACATCTCGCCCGCCGGCCCGGAGGTGGCCACGCCGAGCCGCGCGCCCGGCGGCGGCGTGTCGCACGCCGTGCTCGCCACCACGCAGCCGAGACACATCCGGCACGGCGCGCATGAG GGCTGGGTGTGGGACCTGGCAGCGGACTGCGAGCACAACACCAAGTTCGTGTACTCCGCCTCCTGGGACAACTCCGTCAAGGTGTGGGACCTCAACCGAGACTTCACACCCGTACACTCCTACAG ATGCGGTATGTCAGCTCTCTGCGTGGACACCTGCGGCGACATGGTTCTAGCCGGACTGTATTCCAAAAGGATCATGGCGTTCGATGTCCGGGTCGGGACCGAAGCTGTTTGCAAATACAAGCCGCACAG AGGCCCCGTGCTGGGGCTCGCCACTCTCGGGCCGCAGGTGGCGTCGGTGTCCGAGGACCGCACGCTCGCCGTGTGGGACGCCCGCGCCCGCAGGACGCTCGTGCAGGACCTCCGGCTGCCTACGGAGAAGGCCTACCCCGTCTGCGTGTCCTGGGCGAGACCCGCGCTTTATGTCGGGGATTCTAAAGGAGGCCTACATCTGCTACACCCGGAGAAGTTCAGCTTGGTGGCCACACATGAAGTTTGGCAGGAGCCGCCCTCCACGCAGCCCGCCTCCAAG ATCACGGGATGCCTGCAGACGGCGGCCGGACTTATCTTGGTGTCGGACCGCGGTGAGGTCAAGTTCCTGTACAACAGCTTCCCCCCGCGCGAGTACTGCAGCACGCGCACCACCGCCCCCGACGTCACGCAG GTGCGGTATCTGAACGGCATCTTGGTGGTCGGGTCGTGCGACTCTGCGCTCGAGTTCTGGATCCCGGCCGAGCGCTACGACTCGGCCATCCCGACACGAGACTCGTCCTCGTACTCGGGCATCCCGACACGAGACTCGTCCTCCGACTCGGCCATCCCGACCGAAGGCTCGTCCACCGAGTCCCCCGAGTGA